A DNA window from Myripristis murdjan chromosome 19, fMyrMur1.1, whole genome shotgun sequence contains the following coding sequences:
- the pkmyt1 gene encoding membrane-associated tyrosine- and threonine-specific cdc2-inhibitory kinase, protein MSVTLETAVSTTPLPLPVHFSYAEQSFSLKKRHLPFSSSSTSTSSFPSPARLSHSLPPRTPSKGCPPLSRVFAPQPSPWTPLSSSLIKSPPPASLYNPNKQQSYFSQCFTVLGLLGRGSFGEVYKVLSHKDGRHYAVKRSVHRFRSNSERNRSVKEARNHERLSPHPHILSFVAAWEECGRLYIQTELCCTSLLLHAENQPPSSGEPAAWAYLCDLLSALQHLHSHGFMHLDLKPANVFLTHSGRLKLGDFGLLLDFSQKETHSAQGKGKEDLQEGDPRYMAPELLSGQYGPAADVFSLGVSILELACNIEVPNGGEGWQQLRQGCLPSEFTNTLSTELQTVLQMMLVPKPSERATVNELLFLPSVRRRRWRRRISLFFSEAMLSLASLCQLVVCTGWRLLSPLNLPFLPRWTDPVPSTPPKDNWERDLTLPLSVMHADSSSPEGDGVFLQEPTDPELSPTFLHRVKSRLSKESTSTPLPASPTHSRHSPARTPSRSSLGEWPSPSLANTPSSIHPNTSCHTLTPSLSPIPTEPHTVSPTKRSTDSRISASSKSSQRRGRNWARTEEAVPLSSFEPKNLLSLFEETTLEGQP, encoded by the exons ATGTCTGTGACCTTGGAAACTGCAGTGTCCACGacgccccttcctcttcctgtccacTTCTCTTATGCTGAGCAATCCTTTTCCCTCAAAAAGCGACACTTGCCTTTCTCCTCATCCTCTACATCCACCTCATCTTTCCCTTCCCCTGCCCGGCTCTCACATTCTCTGCCCCCACGCACACCATCCAAGGGGTGCCCTCCTCTGAGCAGAGTTTTCGCCCCACAGCCGTCGCCCTGGACACCCCTCTCCAGCTCCCTCATCAAGTCTCCCCCTCCGGCTTCTCTCTACAACCCCAACAAGCAGCAGTCTTATTTCAGTCAATGCTTCACTGTTTTGGGCCTGCTGGGGAGGGGATCCTTTGGTGAGGTCTATAAG gTGCTGAGCCACAAGGATGGCCGGCATTACGCAGTCAAGCGGTCTGTTCATCGCTTCAGGAGCAACAGTGAGCGTAACCGGAGTGTGAAGGAGGCCAGGAACCATGAGCGACTGTCTCCCCACCCTCACATCCTGAGCTTCGTGGCCGCCTGGGAGGAGTGTGGCCGTCTTTACATTCAGACAGAACTATGTTGTACCAGCCTGCTGCTCCATGCTGAGAACCAGCCTCCCAGCTCAG GTGAGCCTGCAGCGTGGGCTTACCTTTGCGACCTTCTCTCAGCGCTGCAGCATTTGCACTCCCATGGGTTTATGCATCTGGACCTCAAGCCTGCCAAtgtctttctcactcactcCGGCCGTCTCAAACTAGGAGACTTTGGGCTGTTGCTGGATTTCTCACAGAAGGAGACACACTCTGCacaagggaaagggaaagaggaCCTCCAGGAGGGAGATCCCAGATACATGGCCCCTGAGCTGCTCAGTGGGCAGTACGGACCAGCTGCTGATGTTTTCAG TTTGGGTGTTTCTATTCTGGAGCTCGCATGCAATATTGAGGTTCCCAATGGTGGTGAGGGCTGGCAGCAGCTAAGACAAGGCTGCCTTCCCTCAGAGTTTACCAACA CCTTGTCTACTGAGCTGCAGACAGTGCTGCAGATGATGCTGGTGCCAAAGCCCTCTGAGAGAGCCACTGTCAATGAgctccttttcctcccctctgtgaGGAGACGCAGGTGGAGGAGGCGTATCtcactttttttcagtgaggCTATGCTTTCACTGGCCTCTCTTTGCCAG TTGGTAGTGTGCACTGGGTGGAGGCTGCTCTCTCCTCTTAATTTACCATTCCTCCCTCGCTGGACCGACCCCGTACCCAGCACTCCTCCTAAGGACAACTGGGAGAGGGACTTAACCCTGCCCCTCAGCGTCATGCATGCTGACTCAAGCAGCCCAGAGGGTGATGGGGTGTTTCTGCAAGAACCCACTGACCCAGAGCTCTCCCCCACATTTTTACACAG GGTCAAATCCAGGCTGTCTAAGGAGAGCACGTCCACTCCTCTCCCAGCTTCACCGACACATAGTCGCCACAGTCCTGCCCGCACGCCCTCTCGCTCAAGTCTTGGAGAGTGGCCCTCACCTAGCTTAGCAAACACCCCCTCCAGCATCCACCCAAACACTTCCTGCCACACACTGACACCCAGTCTGAGTCCCATCCCCACAGAGCCTCACACAGTCAGCCCGACCAAGCGCTCCACTGACAGCCGGATTTCTGCGTCCAGCAAGTCTTCACAGCGACGTGGCCGCAACTGGGCCCGCACGGAGGAGGCCGTGCCTCTGTCCAGCTTTGAACCAAAGAACCTGCTGAGTCTTTTTGAGGAAACGACACTGGAGGGACAGCCATGA